Proteins encoded in a region of the Fusarium falciforme chromosome 6, complete sequence genome:
- a CDS encoding HET domain-containing protein encodes MTSFSYEPLTSPDEIRVLDLLPGPGPISCRIRNVRLSDKPHYEALSYCWGTATGQKNISVNGHDFPVGPNLYSALKNLREASQSRCMWIDAICINQTDNNEKNVQVPLMREIYETCQRAVIWLGPSNFLTRRAFRVLKVLLEYSHAWPLGFTRVSVDCWRHAEHNLGQTTGRTAVSDRRLNENWFWDRIYDALAFEYLWKRQWFSRVWILQEATVSPDAIVKCGEDEISWSHLTDYWSWNSKADIIPTHAEAPFVNRVSWKRDLAMDLFIAFAMNEASSATNPRDKIYGVLAFVRKRDYIDITVDYSKDAADVYLDFTTAVLKARPDLGVLVRSRGVRPNSKTNLPSWSLDWEHDQMQQWWSWTYSGHNHRASIPSPARATKDSKAEVEFIENNKVLGILGAEIDEVVAVGLGMPDADEWAWTQTFRAYITWREVAQLDSPGVYEPTGQPRREMFWRTMKWFTLYNPVRVEDENAQFDAFDNRVGRLTSFLPKRLFGNQVGAALLTLWDTLLSIGATVRFYTTDPSWLFDASAGWGRAMFRTSSGYVGLGPPNLQPGDRIFLVNGCKAPMAFRPSGNRWKVVGETYVHGIMSGEAFGSSKCEKMWVE; translated from the coding sequence ATGACTTCTTTCAGCTACGAGCCTCTCACCTCGCCAGACGAAATCCGCGTCTTGGATTTACTGCCCGGGCCGGGTCCAATCTCATGCCGAATCAGGAATGTTCGACTATCTGACAAGCCGCACTACGAGGCATTGTCTTACTGCTGGGGTACCGCAACCGGGCAGAAAAACATCTCTGTCAACGGGCATGACTTTCCTGTTGGACCGAACCTCTACTCGGCTTTGAAGAATCTGAGAGAGGCTAGTCAGTCCCGTTGCATGTGGATTGATGCTATATGCATCAACCAGACGGACAATAACGAAAAGAACGTCCAGGTTCCTCTCATGCGGGAGATTTACGAGACATGTCAAAGAGCTGTTATATGGCTTGGGCCGTCCAACTTTCTGACGAGGAGAGCGTTTCGTGTGCTCAAGGTCCTTCTGGAATACTCCCATGCCTGGCCTCTTGGATTTACAAGGGTTTCGGTGGATTGCTGGAGACATGCAGAGCATAACCTCGGTCAAACCACTGGACGAACAGCAGTAAGCGACAGAAGACTCAACGAGAACTGGTTCTGGGATAGGATCTATGATGCCCTGGCGTTCGAGTATCTCTGGAAGAGGCAATGGTTCTCCCGCGTGTGGATCTTGCAAGAGGCAACCGTCTCTCCCGATGCCATCGTCAAGTGTGGAGAGGACGAGATAAGCTGGTCGCACCTCACTGATTACTGGAGCTGGAACTCCAAGGCCGATATTATTCCAACTCATGCTGAAGCGCCTTTCGTTAATCGGGTTTCTTGGAAGAGGGATCTTGCTATGGATCTATTTATTGCGTTTGCCATGAACGAGGCTTCCTCGGCGACCAATCCTCGGGACAAGATCTATGGAGTCCTTGCCTTTGTTAGAAAAAGGGACTATATAGACATTACTGTGGACTATTCCAAAGACGCTGCCGACGTTTATCTCGATTTCACGACTGCGGTTCTCAAAGCCCGGCCTGATCTTGGTGTTCTTGTCCGGAGTCGCGGCGTTCGACCCAACTCAAAGACCAATCTCCCGTCGTGGTCACTCGACTGGGAACATGATCAGATGCAACAGTGGTGGAGCTGGACCTACAGTGGACATAACCACAGAGCCAGCATCCCCAGTCCGGCTCGCGCCACCAAAGATTCCAAGGCAGAGGTCGAGTTTATCGAGAACAACAAGGTTCTGGGAATTTTGGGAGCAGAGATAGATGAAGTTGTGGCCGTGGGACTCGGCATGCCCGATGCTGATGAATGGGCTTGGACACAAACGTTTCGAGCCTATATCACCTGGCGTGAAGTCGCTCAGCTCGATTCTCCGGGTGTCTACGAGCCTACGGGGCAGCCCCGACGGGAAATGTTTTGGCGAACAATGAAGTGGTTCACTTTGTACAATCCTGTTCGGGTGGAAGACGAAAACGCGCAGTTTGATGCCTTTGACAACCGTGTCGGCAGGCTAACAAGCTTTCTTCCCAAGCGATTGTTTGGCAATCAAGTTGGAGCCGCTCTCCTCACTTTATGGGATACACTTCTTTCCATAGGGGCGACCGTTAGATTCTATACTACGGACCCGTCTTGGCTGTTTGACGCGTCTGCTGGATGGGGGAGAGCCATGTTTAGGACGTCAAGCGGTTACGTGGGTCTTGGGCCGCCTAACCTCCAGCCTGGGGACAGGATCTTTCTGGTTAATGGCTGCAAGGCGCCAATGGCCTTTAGACCGTCTGGGAACAGGTGGAAGGTGGTTGGCGAGACGTATGTTCATGGCATCATGTCTGGGGAGGCATTTGGTAGCAGCAAATGTGAGAAGATGTGGGTAGAGTGA
- a CDS encoding GH16 domain-containing protein — translation MSYRWIIAALAYLVTIAAAWQAPSYSGYTRVWYDPFRGNWGVSVNQKTWNVIKKDKNYNNELQRYTGHQRNLRLSGRSTLQLVPQYTPSKISNWTSARIESKYTLTPAVGKITRIEASIKFGTNSATRKQGIWPAFWMLGDSNRRGVAWPACGEIDIMENINGQSIGYASLHCNKAPGGICNEPTGLAAQTPLPDTNYHVWRVQIDRRNSNWKSQSITWYMDGRVFHKVTGAKINDAKTWKALAYSPLYIILNVAVGGDWPGNPNKYTYGDKGSMMEVGYVAHYISK, via the exons ATGTCTTATCGCTGGATTATTGCAGCACTCGCCTACTTGGTGACCATCGCCGCAGCCTGGCAGGCGCCCTCATACAGCGGCTACACTCGTGTCTGGTACGACCCGTTCAGAGGAAACTGGGGCGTCTCAGTCAACCAAAAGACATGGAACGTCATCAAGAAAGACAAGAACTATAACAACGAACTTCAACGATACACCGGACATCAGCGCAATCTCCGCCTCAGTGGTAGAAGCACCCTCCAGCTTGTCCCTCAGTACACTCCCTCAAAAATCAGCAACTGGACATCTGCTCGTATCGAGAGCAAATACACCTTGACTCCAGCCGTCGGCAAGATCACCAGAATCGAGGCTAGCATCAAATTTGGCACCAACTCAGCGACGCGCAAGCAGGGCATCTGGCCTGCCTTCTGGATGCTCGGCGACTCCAACCGACGCGGCGTCGCGTGGCCGGCCTGCGGAGAGATCGACATTATGGAGAACATCAACGGCCAAAGCATCGGATACGCCTCTCTTCACTGCAACAAGGCCCCTGGTGGTATCTGCAACGAGCCCACTGGTCTTGCAGCTCAGACTCCTCTACCCGACACCAACTATCACGTCTGGCGAGTGCAAATTGACCGCCGAAACAGCAACTGGAAATCACAATCCATCACATGGTACATGGACGGCAGGGTATTCCACAAGGTGACTGGTGCCAAGATCAACGACGCCAAGACGTGGAAGGCTCTCGCCTACAGCCCATTGTACATCATCCTCAACGTCGCCGTTGGGGGCGACTGG CCCGGCAACCCCAATAAATACACATATGGAGATAAGGGTAGTATGATGGAAGTAGGATACGTCGCTCACTACATATCCAAGTAG
- a CDS encoding Amb-all domain-containing protein, with amino-acid sequence MRFEIVFTSALAAFVQTASAVGVTGAAEGFAKGVTGGGSASPVYPTTTAQLVSYLTDSSARVIILDRTFDFTGTEGTSTETGCAPYGTASACQVAINKDSWCNNYQPNAPKVSVKYDKAALNPIVVGSNKSLVGVGSKGVIKGKGLYIAKGAKNVIIQNIHITTLNPQYVWGGDAIALDNTDLVWIDHVTTSLIGRQHIVLGNGPSNRVTISNNKIDGATSWSATCNGYHYWGLYFTGSADTVTFKNNYIYKTSGRAPKVGGNTLLHAVNNYWYDNAGHAFEIGSGGQVVAEGNVFQNVVAPIETSSFAGKLFSSPSTSANAVCSSYLGHTCQVNGFGSSGTLSGSDTDFLANFKGKNVASAAAYSTVTGLSTSAGFGTI; translated from the exons ATGAGATTCGAAATCGTTTTCACTTCCGCACTTGCGGCTTTTGTTCAAACTGCTTCGGCCGTTGGCGTCACTGGTGCCGCCGAGGGCTTTGCCAAGGGCGTTACCGGGGGTGGCTCAGCCAGCCCCGTCTACCCTACGACAACTGCACAGCTGGTCTCCTACCTTACCGACTCGTCTGCCCGAGTCATCATCTTGGACCGAACCTTTGACTTCACCGGCACTGAGGGCACCTCCACCGAGACTGGTTGCGCTCCTTACGGTACTGCTTCCGCCTGCCAGGTCGCTATCAACAAGGACAGCTGGTGCAACAACTACCAGCCCAACGCCCCCAAGGTCAGCGTCAAGTATGACAAGGCTGCGTTGAACCCTATTGTCGTTGGATCCAACAAGAGTCTTGTTGGTGTCGGCAGCAAGGGTGttatcaagggcaagggtcTTTACATTGCCAAAGGTGCCAAGAACGTCATCATTCAGAACATTCACATCACTACCCTCAACCCTCAGTACGTCTGGGGTGGCGATGCTATTGCCCTGGATAACACCGACCTCGTCTGGATCGACCACGTCACTACCTCCCTGATTGGCCGTCAGCACATTGTTCTCGGCAACGGTCCCAGCAACCGAGtgaccatctccaacaacaaAATCGACGGTGCTACCTCTTGGTCTGCTACTTGCAACGGTTACCACTACTGGGGCCTTTACTTCACTGGCTCTGCTGAT ACCGTCACCTTCAAGAACAACTACATCTACAAGACCTCCGGCCGTGCCCCCAAGGTCGGTGGAAACACCCTCCTCCACGCCGTCAACAACTACTGGTACGACAACGCCGGCCACGCTTTCGAGATTGGTTCCGGTGGCCAGGTCGTCGCCGAGGGCAATGTCTTCCAGAACGTCGTTGCTCCTATCGAGACCTCCAGCTTCGCCGGCAAGCTCTTCTCCAGCCCTAGCACCTCTGCTAACGCCGTCTGCTCTTCTTACCTCGGCCACACTTGCCAGGTCAACGGCTTCGGAAGCTCTGGCACCCTTTCTGGCAGCGACACCGACTTCTTGGCCAacttcaagggcaagaatgtcgcttctgctgctgcttacTCGACTGTCACTGGTCTCTCGACTAGCGCTGGATTTGGCACCATTTAA
- a CDS encoding Amidase domain-containing protein yields the protein MLPKLQLAAGLLAAQALAARPSTEPLFSYTPNLLPLQKNAGSADLFPMGKCNGFKLEEATIDDMQKAMRSGKLTSVQLVTCYLTRTYQTQEYINSVMQVNPDVFAIAAERDAERSRGKVRGPLHGIPFTVKDNIGTKDSMETTAGSWALLGSVVPRDAHVVKKLREAGAVLFGKAALSEWADMRSNDYSEGYSARGGQVRSAYNFTVNPGGSSSGSGAGVAANAIAFSLGTETDGSVINPANRNALVGFKPTVGLTSRAGVIPESEHQDSVGAFARTVKDATLVLDGIYGVDKRDNYTLAQKGKTPRGGYAQYLTNKEALKGAVFGLPWESFWVYADEDMQKQLLELVDLIKSAGATVINGTEITNYETLVSPDGWNWDYGTVRGFPNESEYTYIKVDFYNNIKTYLSEVSNTNVKSLEDIVKFNKEFDGTEGGYPYKDGKGHPAFASGQDGFLASLETKGKQDETYFQALEFCVSSCRKGIDDALTYKGEKLAGLLVPPQVAQAPQIAAQAGYPVITIPGGYSSESGMPFGLAIMQTAFAEAELVKWASAIEDLQKSADAPSKRQRPTWRGYLERNVPVPF from the exons ATGCTTCCCAAGTTGCAATTGGCCGCTGGCCTTCTTGCGGCGCAGGCTCTCGCAGCTAGGCCGTCCACGGAGCCTCTCTTCTCGTACACGCCTAATTTGCTGCCTCTGCAGAAGAATGCTGGTTCCGCGGACCTGTTCCCCATGGGGAAGTGCAATGGCTtcaagctggaggaggctaCCATTGATGATATGCAAAAGGCGATGCGATCGGGCAAGCTCACTTCTGTGCAGCTGGTGACTTGCTATCTCACCCGGACTTACCAGACCCAGGAGTACATCAA CTCCGTGATGCAGGTCAACCCCGACGTCttcgccatcgccgccgaGCGCGATGCCGAGCGTTCCCGAGGCAAGGTCCGCGGTCCTCTCCACGGCATTCCCTTTACCGTCAAGGACAACATCGGAACTAAGGACAGCATGGAGACCACTGCCGGTAGCTGGGCTCTTCTTGGTAGCGTCGTACCTCGCGATGCGCACGTCGTCAAGAAGCTCCGCGAGGCTGGCGCTGTGCTTTTCGGCAAGGCTGCTCTGAGTGAGTGGGCTGATATGCGCAGCAATGACTACTCTGAGGGTTACTCTGCTCGTGGTGGTCAGGTTCGCAGCGCGTACAACTTTACTGTGAACCCTGGTGGTAGCTCTTCTGGCAGCGGTGCCGGTGTTGCTGCCAACGCTATCGCCTTTTCTCTGGGCACTGAGACCGATGGCAGTG TCATCAACCCCGCCAACCGTAACGCCCTCGTTGGCTTCAAGCCTACCGTCGGCCTGACTTCCCGCGCTGGCGTCATCCCCGAGAGTGAGCACCAGGATTCTGTCGGCGCCTTTGCCCGCACCGTCAAGGACGCCACCCTCGTTCTCGACGGCATCTACGGAGTCGACAAGCGCGACAACTACACTCTTGCTCAGAAGGGCAAGACTCCCCGGGGCGGATATGCCCAGTACCTTACTAACAAGGAAGCCCTCAAGGGCGCCGTCTTTGGTCTTCCTTGGGAGAGCTTCTGGGTGTACGCCGATGAGGATATGCAGAagcagcttcttgagcttgtcgatCTTATCAAGTCTGCTGGCGCCACCGTTATCAACGGCACCGAGATTACCAATTACGAGACCCTCGTCAGCCCAGACGGCTGGAACTGGGACTACGGTACTGTCCGAGGCTTCCCCAACGAGTCCGAGTACACCTATATCAAGGTCGACTTCTacaacaacatcaagacGTATCTGTCCGAGGTCAGCAACACCAATGTCAAGAGCCTGGAGGATATTGTCAAGTTCAACAAGGAGTTTGACGGCACTGAGGGTGGATATCCTTACAAGGATGGCAAGGGTCATCCCGCTTTTGCTTCTGGACAGGACGGATTCTTGGCTTCTCTTGAGACCAAGGGAAAGCAGGATGAGACCTACTTCCAGGCTCTCGAATTCTGTGTGTCTTCCTGCCGCAAGGGTATCGACGACGCTCTCACCTACAAGGGAGAGAAGCTTGCCGGTCTTCTCGTCCCCCCTCAGGTTGCCCAGGCTCCTCAAATCGCTGCCCAAGCTGGATACCCCGTCATCACCATCCCCGGTGGTTACTCTTCCGAGTCTGGCATGCCCTTTGGTCTGGCCATCATGCAGACTGCCTTTGCTGAGGCTGAGCTTGTCAAGTGGGCCAGTGCCATTGAGGATCTTCAGAAGAGTGCTGATGCTCCTTCTAAGCGCCAGAGGCCCACGTGGAGGGGATATCTTGAGCGCAATGTCCCTGTTCCTTTCTAA
- a CDS encoding Glucanase: MASLSFLLFGLAVQLVAGQTPGNTPEVHPRLDTFRCTVLGGCKKYTNYIVVESSQHPIHQATNNLGCGNWGEKPNSTVCPDAASCAKNCIIEGVPDYQVQGISTSGTELRLQQMHNNLTVSPRVYLLDENKQEYDIMYLTGSELTFDVEMSKLPCGMNSALYFSEMLKDGGKSLSPYNKAGAYYGTGYCDAQCFVTPFINGVGNIDGYGSCCNELDIWEANSRATHIAPHPCNQTGLYECTGAECGSEGVCDKPGCGWNPNRHNNTDYYGRGGSFKVDSTRKFTVVTQFLADKNGHLTELHRHYVQDNKIIESAVVTLPGVPNVNFINDEYCVATGANAFTRLGGMKGMGESMTRGMVLVMSLWWDEGGFMNWLDQGEAGPCNATEGSPANILKIQPNPEVTFSNIKIGEINSTFSVGSGYRRDGFARGLEKGHVRHHLHQHQRRGSF; the protein is encoded by the exons ATGGCTTCACTTTCGTTTCTCCTCTTTGGCCTGGCCGTCCAACTCGTCGCCGGCCAAACACCAGGCAACACGCCCGAGGTGCATCCCAGGCTGGATACCTTCCGATGCACTGTTCTCGGTGGCTGTAAGAAGTACACAAATTacatcgtcgtcgagtcAAGCCAGCACCCGATCCACCAGGCCACAAACAATCTTGGCTGCGGTAACTGGGGAGAGAAGCCAAACAGCACCGTGTGCCCCGATGCTGCATCTTGCGCCAAGAACTGTATCATCGAGGGAGTCCCGGATTATCAAGTCCAGGGAATTAGCACGTCTGGCACTGAGCTCCGCCTCCAGCAGATGCACAACAACCTGACAGTTTCTCCTCGAGTCTACCTTCTGGATGAGAACAAGCAAGAATACGACATCATGTATCTCACCGGGTCCGAGCTGACCTTTGATGTCGAAATGTCAAAGCTGCCATGTGGCATGAACAGCGCTCTTTACTTCTCTGAGATGCTCAAGGATGGTGGCAAGAGCCTGAGCCCATACAACAAGGCCGGGGCGTACTATGGTACTGGCTACTGCGATGCCCAGTGCTTTGTGACCCCATTCATCAACGGAGTG GGTAACATTGATGGCTACGGGTCATGCTGCAATGAGCTCGACATTTGGGAGGCCAATTCTCGAGCTACTCACATTGCGCCTCACCCATGCAACCAAACTGGTCTCTATGAATGCACCGGTGCTGAGTGCGGTTCTGAGGGCGTATGCGACAAGCCTGGCTGTGGATGGAACCCTAACCGTCACAACAACACTGACTACTATGGACGCGGCGGCTCTTTCAAGGTCGATAGCACCCGAAAGTTCACCGTGGTGACCCAGTTCCTAGCCGATAAGAATGGTCACCTCACAGAGCTGCACCGACACTATGTGCAGGATAACAAGATCATCGAGAGTGCAGTCGTGACTCTCCCCGGAGTCCCCAATGTCAACTTCATCAACGACGAATACTGCGTAGCTACCGGTGCCAACGCTTTCACGCGCCTCGGCGGCATGAAAGGCATGGGCGAATCCATGACCCGCGGCATGGTTCTCGTCATGAGTCTCTGGTGGGATGAGGGTGGTTTCATGAATTGGCTCGACCAGGGCGAGGCTGGACCTTGCAATGCCACCGAAGGCAGCCCAGCCAACATTCTCAAGATCCAGCCCAACCCGGAGGTGACTTTCAGCAACATCAAGATTGGAGAGATCAACTCGACCTTCTCTGTAGGCTCGGGGTACAGACGGGATGGGTTTGCAAGGGGATTGGAGAAGGGTCATGTGCGACATCACCTTCACCAGCATCAGCGTCGAGGCAGCTTCTAA